In the genome of Candidatus Zymogenaceae bacterium, the window CCGTCGAGGAGGATGTCACCCTCAAGGAAGCGGGCGATATCCTCTCCCGCTACAATGTGAACGTGCTGGCCGTCGTCGATGAGAAAAACAAACTCATCGGCACCATCTCCCGCCAGATCGTCGAGCGGGGGGTGTTTCACAAGATGGACGCACAATTGGTGCGGGAGTTCATGAACACCGATGTGGGAACGGTAACGCCCGATGCCACGCTCCGGAACGTACAGCGGATGATCATCGATAGGAACCAGCGGTTTCTGCCGGTGGTGGAGAACGGTGTCCTGATGGGGGCCATCACCAGGACGGATCTCCTGCGGGCCCTGTACTACGGCGCCGCCCCGAGAGATACCGTCGACGACGGGCCGGAGGACGCCTTCATTACCGGAAACGCGTTTACCCGCACCAAGTCTGTTGTAAAGCTGATGGAGGAACGCCTGAGTCGCCGCATTATGACGATTCTCCGGGACATGGGCGCCGCCGCCGACGAGCTCGGATTCAACGCATATGCCGTGGGGGGGTTCGTCCGGGACCTGTGGCTCCGCCGGGATAATTTCGACGTGGACGTCGTCGTCGAGGGAGACGGCATCGCCTTCGCCCGGCACCTGGAAAAAATATACGACGTCAAGGTCCGGGTGCACAAGAAATTCGGCACCGCGGTCGTCATCTACCCGGACGGGTTCAAGGTGGACGTGGCCACCGCCCGCACCGAATACTACGAGTACCCGGGTGCGCTGCCCATCATAGAGGGATCGACCCTCAAACTCGATCTCTACCGCAGGGATTTCACCATCAATACCCTGGCGATTAAGATCACACCAAGGGGATTCGGCACCCTCATCGATTTCTTCGGGGCCATCAGGGACCTGAAGGACAAGGTCATCCGGGTCATCCAGAACCTCTCCTTCGTTGAAGACCCGACCCGCATCTTCCGGGCCGTCCGCTTCGAGCAGCGCTTTAACTTTCAGATCGGAAAGCAGACCGTAAAGCTCATCAAGAACGCGGTCAAGATCGACGTATTCGATCGCCTGGCGGGAAAGCGGCTGTATTCGGAGCTGATGCTGATTTTCGAGGAGGAGTATCCATTCCGCATCATCCAGAGACTCGATTTCTTCGGGCTGCTCGCCGTCATTCACCCTTCCCTTCACGCCGACAAGGAGATGGAGAAGCTCTTTCAAAACATCGACGATGTGGTATCATGGTACGATCTTTTGTTCCTGGAGGAGCGCTACCGGATTCGCCGCCTGTACCTCTACGCCCTGATCTATCAACTCTCAAACAAGGCGCGACACGAAATCCTGGTCCGGCTGGAGGTGCCCGGGCGGGAGCACACGGCCATCATACATGAGCTGAACGAGGTCAAGGAATCACTCTATACCCTCGCCTCCATGAAATCGCCGAAGCCCAGCGAGATATACTCCAAGCTCATCCATCTGCGCCTCGAGGCGCTCCTGTTCATGATGGCCGTCACCACGAAAAAGGACACCAAGCAACATCTCTCCTCCTTCATCTCCCGGCTTCGCATGGTGACCATCCGGCTGGGGGGAAAAGACCTCTTGGGGATGGGCTTTGAGCCGGGAAGCAAAATAGGGGAGATGCTTGAGGACCTGCTGATGAAACGGCTTGACGGCCAGGTACACGACCGGGAATCGGAGTTGAAATACATCCGGGACACCTATCTCGAGGAAGCGCCACACACGCACCGAATAGTTTCCCCTTGACTTATGCCCGAATGATGTGGTTATAATGACCAATTACGGTACGTTTACACATCGATCCTTCGATGGAGGGCGTCGGACACCGGTTGAGGGTCGCGCCCTTTTTTGCCGTTTCACACTCTCTCAAAAACGTCTATTCGCCGGAGGTACGCCCTGCAGACCCTGATACTCATACGAGAAGCCATGCTGTGGATCATCCCCATCATGCTGGCGGTGATTCTTCACGAAGTGGCCCACGGGTACGCGGCCCTGAAGCTGGGAGACACCACCGCCAGGGATATGGGGAGACTCACCCTCAATCCGATTCCGCATATCGATCCGGTGGGGACCATCATCATTCCCCTGGCACTGGTGTTGTTACACGCGGGCTTTGTCTTCGGCTACGCCAGGCCGGTGCCGGTCAATTTCCACCGCCTCAAAAATCCCAAGCGCGGGATGGTGCTGGTGGCGGCGGCCGGCCCCCTGACGAACCTGCTCTTGGCCCTCGTCGCGGCGATCGTGCTGAGATTCGTCTACCTCATAGACCCGAACCTCTTTCTTCCCCTGGTGGATTCCTCGGCTTCATACGGCCTGGGCGCCTCGATGATCGCAACGGCGCTCCATATCCTGTTCTACCTGGTGCTTCTTTCCGTGGTGCTGGCGCTGTTCAACCTGATTCCGGTACCTCCCCTGGACGGAGGGCGCATCGTCACGGGGCTCTTGCCGGACGACGCCGCCCGATCATACGCTAAAATAGAGCCCTTCGGCATTTTTATCGTAATCGGGATTCTTTTTTTAGATCCCATCGGCATCTTTCGGGGTATGCTCGGCCTTGGAATTAATATGGTATCCCTCTTTCTGTTGGGAGGAGACCTGATGACCGTGCTGGGCGCCCTGTTTACCACCGGGTAACGATGGATAGAAACTCGGAACATCCCTTCGGCATAGACCGATACACCGTCAAGCTCGATATCTTCGAGGGTCCCCTCGACCTGCTTCTGTACCTGGTCAAAAAAAACGAGTACGACATCTTCGATATCCCCATCGCCCGGATTACCGAGCAGTACATGGAACACCTAGAGCTGATGCGGGTGCTGAATCTTGACATCGCCGGAGAATACCTGGTCATGGCGGCGACCCTGGCGCACATCAAATCCAGAATGCTGCTTCCCGTTCCGGAGCCGGAAGACGGCGAAGGGGACGAGGGGGATGATCCCCGGATGGAGCTGGCCATGCGTCTGTTGGAATATCAGCGTTTCAAGGACGCAGCCCAGACCCTCAGCACCTTCGACATCCTGATGCGGGACGTTTTCTTACGGGGCGCCGAGGCGGAGCGTGATTCAGGAGAGGAAGTCCTGGAGGACCTCTCGATATACGAGCTGGTCATGGCCTTCAGAAAGATACTCATGGAGGCGCCGAAGGATTCGCTTCACGAAATCATCGTCGATGAGATGTCCCTCCAGGAGCACATCGATGATATGGAGCGCATTATCGCGGCGAAGCGGGAGGTGGTCTTTCACGACCTGTTCCCCAGGGGGGCGGACCGCGGCATGGTGGTGCTGACCTTCCTGGCGCTTTTGGAGCTGATACGCAACATGCGTGTGCGTATCTATCAGGCCGACACATTCGGTGTGATCCGAATATACTGGAGAGAGGACTCGTAGGAGCGTTTCGGTGGAAAAGGAACGATTAATGGGCGTCATAGAGGCCCTTATCTTTGCGTCGGAGAAACCGATCAGGGAGGACGATATCAAAAAAATCCTCCCGGCGGCGAAACCGAAGGACGTCCGTGAAGCCCTGAAGGATCTGTCCGACATCCACGAAAAAAACAGCGGCGGCATATACATCGCCCAGGTGGCCGGCGGATACCAGTTTCGCACCCGTTCGGAATTTTCCCAGTACGTCAGAGCGCTTCTGGAGATCAGGCCGAAGCGGCTGTCCCGTGCCGCCATGGAGACCCTGGCCATCGTCGCCTACCGCCAGCCGGTCACCCGCCAGGACATCGAGCGCCTCAGGGGGGTGGACTCCGGCGGCGTGCTCAAGCTGCTTTTGGATCGAAAGCTTTTGAAAATTATGGGCAAGCAGGACCTCCCCGGCAAGCCCCTCATATACGGCACGACCAAGGAATTTCTGGAGACCTTCGGCCTGAAAGACCTTTCATCCCTACCGAACCTCAAGGAGATGAACGAGCTTTTCGACGAAGGTGAAATCGAACAACAAACAAGCCTGCTATTCGGCGATGAAGACACTCAGACTGAATAAATTTATTTCCCGCTCCGGGCTCACGTCGGTGCGGGGGGCGGAAGAGCTGATCTCCCAGGGGAGGGTCTTGATCAACGGCGAGGTCGCCACCGAGCCGGGGATGATCATAGACCCCGCAGCCGACGTCGTGCACGTGGACGGCGAGCAGGTCCTCGCGTTAAAAAAGAAGCACTACTACCGCTTCTACAAACCGAAGGGGGTCGTATCAACCATGTCCGATCCCGAGGGACGGCCCTCCATCGATGAGTACACCTCCGATTTGTCGGTCCGGGTCTTTCCCGCCGGCCGTCTTGACTACGACGCGGACGGGTTGATGATCCTCACCAACGACGGGGACACCGCGAACGCCCTGATGCATCCCTCGTCGAAACTGCCCAAGACCTACCAGGTGAAGATCAGCGGCTCGCTGACGCCCCGGGAAATCGAACGCTTCGCCGGCGGCGTGACGATAGACAGAAAAAAGACACTGCCCGCGAAAATTCGGCTCCTCGAAAAGCGCCCCGGCAACAGCTGGTACGAGGTCACCATCAGAGAGGGGAGAAACCGGCAGATAAAGAAGATGTTTTCCGTCTTCAACAAACGGGTACTCAAGCTCAGGCGCGTCTCCATCGGCCCCATCCAGCTCGAAGGGTTGGCGCCGGGGGAGATTCAAAAATTCACCTCGGAAGAGAGAAAGCGCTTTCTCGAATTCATCTCATCCGCTCCTACAAAACGCTCATGAACACATCCTCCCCATTCATCACCCCACGGGTCGAGCTGACGGCCCGCGCGGAGCATCTCGCAAAAAAGGCCCGGGATCGAGACATCGACGTCGTTCTCATCTTTCAGAACACCGACCTCTTCTATTTCACCGGTACCATCCAGAAGGGCGTCTTCGTCCTGACGGTGGAAAGTCCCTCCGAGAGCACCCTCTTTGTCATCAGAGACATTCAGAGGGCGAAGGACGAATCGACCCTCCCCAACATTCGTGAGATGGACGGCATGAGAAGCCTCCCCCGAATCCTCTCCGATATGGGCATCGGCGATGACACGCACATCGGCCTTGAGATGGACGTCCTGCCGGCGAAACAATACCTCTCGGTGAAAAAGATGTTTCCGAACGCCGACATCAGCGACGCATCTCCCCTCATTCGCGACGTCCGATCGGTCAAGTCCCCCTTTGAAATTGAGCTGACCGCCCGCGCCGCCGCCATGCAGCGCCGGGTGTTCGCCGAGGCGTTCAAATTTTTCACCCCCGACATTCGGGAGATAGACATCATGCTCAGGATCGAGGCCCGCTACCGGGAGCTGGGACACCAGGGCCTCATCCGCATGAGGGGATTCAACCAGGAGCTGTTTTACGGCGTGGTGTCGTCCGGCGCATCCGGGGATAATCCAAACTACCTGGACGGCCCGGTGGCGGGGGCGGGGCTCTATCCCTCCTTCCCCCAGGGGGGCGGAACCAGGGTGATCGGCATACACGAGCCGGTGATGGTGGATATGGTCAGTAATGTGGGGGGATACATCTCCGACGCCGCCCGGATGTATTGCAAAGGGGCGTTCCCCAACGGCGCCTCCCGGGCGCTGGATGCGGCCGTCTCCGCCCAGGAGGCGGTACTCCCTTACATGCACCCGGGAGGATCGGTTTCCGCCGGCGCCGAAGCCGCACGGCACGCGGCGGATGCCTCCGGCCTGGGGATGCGCTTCATGGGACCTCCCGGGAGGGGGGTGAGCTTTGTGGGACACGGCGTGGGGCTGGAGGTTGACGAGCTGCCGGTGATCATCGAGGGAACGAACGATACCTTCCGGGAGGGACAGATCGTCGCTCTGGAGCCGAAATTCTTCCTCGAAGATCACGGCGTCGTGGGCCTTGAGAACACCTACGTCATCGGCCCCGACGGTCCCGAAAAGCTCACCGATTTCCCCGAGGAGCCGGTGATTGTGGACTAAGCACCCGACGGCGATTGCGAAACATGAAGACGATCTCTATGGTATACAAGCGGTTTATCGAATGGGTGTGGGGAGAGGATATCACCGCCGACTCCTTCCCGGAATTGTTGGAGAAGATCGGATGCTACTTCGGCGAGGATTTTTCCTCCGTCACGTTCCGACGGGGGGGCATCCTTCCCCATGTCGTCCCCTTCCCCTACGTCGCCATCGTGTTCGGCGAGACCGTCAATGTCCGAAGGGGGGCGGAGTTCGTCCTGGGCAGCCCCCGGGTCGTGGCCGAGGAGTGCTACCACGTACTGCAGTGGCGCCGCCTGGGAGTAATCAGGATGGCGGTGAAATATCTCTTCTTCACCGTTACCCGAGGATACGACAATAATCCGCTGGAGATGGAAGCTAAAAAACAGGCGTCCGAATTCCTGAGAGAGACAGAGGAGTATACATCATGAGCGAGCGGCCTTGGATCTTTTCACACTTCCCCGCTCTGAAAGGGCGAATTCCCTTTACGTCACTCGGCGAGTATCCGAGCCGGGTGGAACGGCTGGAGAAACTGAGTGACTATGTGGGCGCGGAGATCTGGATCAAGCGCGATGATGCCGCGTCCTGTATCTACGGCGGCAACAAGTGCCGGATGATGGAATTCATCATCCCCGACGCCAAGGAGAAGGGGAGAGAGTCGCTCATCTCATGGGGCGCTCTGGGATCAAACCAGGTGGTCTCGTCGGTCATCTTCGGCGCACATGAGGGATACACCGACATCACCGCGGTGTACGGCACCCAGCCCTACCATGCCTACGTCCGAAGGAATTTTCTCATCTCCACGTCCCTGGGCGTCGATCAGCACCTGGCCGCGTCAGACGCCTCCCAGGTGTTGAAGCTCTTGTGGTTCTACCTGAAGAAGCTTGCGTCCGGGAAAAAGCCGTATCTGATACCGCTTGTGGGATCGAAGCCGATCTCCGTCCTCTCATATGTGGACGCGTCCCTGGAGCTGAAGCGCCAAATCGACGGGAAGGAAGCCCCCGCTTTTGATGAGATCTTCGTAACCGTGGGAACCGGCGGCACCGCGGCGGGTCTGATCCTGGGATCGCTGATTTTCCCGGATATCGGAAGGATCGTGGGGGTCCGGGTCATCGAGAAATCCTTCGTCAACCGGCCGATCATCGCCTGGGAGATAAACCGCACCAGACGCTTCATGAAGCGGTTGGGCGCGGACCCCGCTGTCGGGCGGGTTCGTTCCTCGGATATCGAGATGCTGGACTACATGGGGCCCGCTTATGCCGAGTCCACGCCGGAGTGTCTCCAGGCCATCGAACTTCTCGAGAGACTCGAGGGCATCACCCTCGATGTGACCTATACCGGAAAGACGATGGCGGCCCTTTTGGATCGGGCCCACAAAGACCGAAACAAACGATACCTCTTCTGGCACACCCTCAACACCGTGGATATCTCCACGATCACCGACGCCCTCCCGGATCCGTGCGAGGCGCCGGAGTGTTTCCACACGCATCTCGGTGTCGATACGAGTGGGGGCACCACTTGAAGGAAATGAAGATACGGGACGTCCCGGTCGTTGAAACAAAAACCGGTGACATAAAAAACAATCGCGGGAAGAGACGCTGCCGGATATGATGAAAAAACGGCGCCGTCAGTCCTCCACGCCGTTTGTCATGTCTTCCTTATAGATGAGGGAGACAAAGACATCCTCCAGGGACGGATCGATGGCCTCGATGCCCGTTATATCGATGTCCCGATCGGCGCAGACCTTTTTGATGGAGGAAGTCACCCGCACGGGGTCGTCCACCACCACGTGCATGTTCCTGCCGAATACCGCCGCCTCCAGCACCCCGGGAATCCCCTCCACCGTCTCCATGACCTCCAGCACCCGATCGCTTCTCACCTCCAGGACCGTGCCGGGCATGGAGCTCTTCTTCAGCTCCTCCGGCGTGCCGATGGTGATGAGCCTCCCCTTGTAGATCAGCCCCAGCCGATCGCAGTGCTCCGCCTCGTCCATGTAGTGGGTGGTGACGAAGACCGTCGTCCCGTTCTCCGCCATGGAGCCGATTAGCTCCCAGAAGTCCCGTCGGGAGGCCGGGTCCACCCCGCTGGTCGGCTCGTCCAGGAACAACAGCCTCGGCTCGTGGAGCACCGCGCACCCCAGGGCCAGCCGCTGCTTCCAGCCAATCGGCAGGGTTCCTGTCAGGGAATCCTTTTTATCACTCAGTCCCGCCATCTGAAGCGCCCAGCGGTATCGCTTTTTTCGAATCTCCTTGGGCACCCGATAAATGCCGCCGTAGAACTCGATGTTCTCCATCACCGTCAGGTCGTCATAGAGGGAAAACCTCTGGGACATATACCCGATGTTCGCCTTGATCTCCTCCACCTGGGTGTAGACATCAAACCCGAGGATCCGGGCGTCGCCGGAGGTGGGCATGAGAATGCCGTTGAGCATTCTGATGGTGGTGGACTTGCCGGCGCCGTTGGGACCCAGAAATCCGAAGATCTCCCCGGTTTGAACCCGAAAGCTTACCCGATCCACGGCCGTAAAATCGCCGAAGGTCCGGGTCAGGTTTTTCACCACCGCCGCGTATTCCATTACCGCCTCCTACTTGGCGCGCTTGGTGAAGCGAATGGAGCTGAGGCCCACCGTCAGCACTCCTAGGAGAAACAACGCCGCAAGATCCGGCCACAGCTCGGCCATTCCTGTCCCTTTCAGGAACACCCCCCGGAGCACCGACATCATGTATCGGACCGGATTGATGACCGTGAGCGCCCGGATCATCCCCGGCATCGACTCGATGGGGAAGACGAACCCGGAGAGCAATAACGCCGGGTTGAAATAGAGAAATGTACTCATCATCGCCTCCTGCTGGGTCCGGGAGATTGTGGAGATGAACAGCCCCACACCCAGGGTCGGTAACAGAAAGAACGCCGTGGCGAAGAAGAGAAACAAAAAGCTCCCGTCAAACGGCACCTGGAACCAGAGGACGGCTATGGCGGTGATCAGAACCACATCAATATATCCGATGAGGACAAACGGCAGCAGCTTTCCGATGATCAGCTCGATGGATCGAATCGGCGTGACGATGAGTTGCTCCATGGTGCCGATCTCCCGCTCCTTGACGATGGCCATTGAGGTGAGCATCACCCCGATTAGGGAGAGCAACAATCCCAGGATGCCCGGGATGAAGAAGTTCCTGCTTTTGAGTTCCTCGTTGTACCAAACCCGTTCGGTCATCTCCAGGTTCGAATAGATAATCGGTGGCGTATCCTCATCGAGCACGCCCCGGTATCTCTCAACATTCCGTATCAGAATGGAGGTGGAATAGTCCGCCACGATGCGATTGACATACCCGAGCACCACCGACGCGATGCTGGAATCGGTGCCGTCGATGACGATGAGCACCTCAGAGGTGTCTCCGGAGGCGATGTGTTGCGCGAACCCGCTCTCAATGAAAATCACGCAGCTCACCTTCCCCGAATCCATCAGGGCGTCCGCCTCGTCCGGCGACGTCAGATAGCAGGCGACATCGAAATAGTCGGTGGCATCGAACCGCTCGACGAACTCCCGGCTGACATGGGTTTTGTCCCCGTCGTACACCGCCGTGGAGACATGACGGACGTCTGTATTGGCGGCGTATCCGAACACAACGAGCTGGATGATGGGCGGTATGAAGATGATCGCCCGCATCCTCCTGTCCCGGAAGATCTGGATGAACTCCTTTCTGAGGATGTATTTGATCCGCTCGAAGAAAGAGTTCATGTCAGTTCCTTTTTGAAGCGGGCCATGGACAGAACCAGCATCAGCGCTGTGAACACGCACAACAACAGTCCCTCCATCCACAGCACCTCAAGCCCCACCCCCTTGAGGAATATCCCCTTGAGGATGGTCACGAAGTATCGGGCCGACACCAAAAACGTGATACCCTGCAACACGAGCGGCATGGTGGCGATGGGAAAAACGAAGCCCGAGAGGAGAAACGAGGGGAGGAAGGTCGCCAGGATCGCCATCTGGCTCGCCATGACCTGCCGTTTTGTCATAATCGAGATGAACATGCCCAGAGACATGGCCCCGATCATGAATATCACCGACAGCACCAGAAGCAGGATGACGCTCCCCTTCAGCGGCACCCCGAAAATGAGGGTCCCCACAAACACCGACAGC includes:
- a CDS encoding rRNA pseudouridine synthase: MKTLRLNKFISRSGLTSVRGAEELISQGRVLINGEVATEPGMIIDPAADVVHVDGEQVLALKKKHYYRFYKPKGVVSTMSDPEGRPSIDEYTSDLSVRVFPAGRLDYDADGLMILTNDGDTANALMHPSSKLPKTYQVKISGSLTPREIERFAGGVTIDRKKTLPAKIRLLEKRPGNSWYEVTIREGRNRQIKKMFSVFNKRVLKLRRVSIGPIQLEGLAPGEIQKFTSEERKRFLEFISSAPTKRS
- a CDS encoding aminopeptidase P family protein, encoding MNTSSPFITPRVELTARAEHLAKKARDRDIDVVLIFQNTDLFYFTGTIQKGVFVLTVESPSESTLFVIRDIQRAKDESTLPNIREMDGMRSLPRILSDMGIGDDTHIGLEMDVLPAKQYLSVKKMFPNADISDASPLIRDVRSVKSPFEIELTARAAAMQRRVFAEAFKFFTPDIREIDIMLRIEARYRELGHQGLIRMRGFNQELFYGVVSSGASGDNPNYLDGPVAGAGLYPSFPQGGGTRVIGIHEPVMVDMVSNVGGYISDAARMYCKGAFPNGASRALDAAVSAQEAVLPYMHPGGSVSAGAEAARHAADASGLGMRFMGPPGRGVSFVGHGVGLEVDELPVIIEGTNDTFREGQIVALEPKFFLEDHGVVGLENTYVIGPDGPEKLTDFPEEPVIVD
- a CDS encoding site-2 protease family protein, with product MLWIIPIMLAVILHEVAHGYAALKLGDTTARDMGRLTLNPIPHIDPVGTIIIPLALVLLHAGFVFGYARPVPVNFHRLKNPKRGMVLVAAAGPLTNLLLALVAAIVLRFVYLIDPNLFLPLVDSSASYGLGASMIATALHILFYLVLLSVVLALFNLIPVPPLDGGRIVTGLLPDDAARSYAKIEPFGIFIVIGILFLDPIGIFRGMLGLGINMVSLFLLGGDLMTVLGALFTTG
- a CDS encoding ABC transporter permease, with product MNSFFERIKYILRKEFIQIFRDRRMRAIIFIPPIIQLVVFGYAANTDVRHVSTAVYDGDKTHVSREFVERFDATDYFDVACYLTSPDEADALMDSGKVSCVIFIESGFAQHIASGDTSEVLIVIDGTDSSIASVVLGYVNRIVADYSTSILIRNVERYRGVLDEDTPPIIYSNLEMTERVWYNEELKSRNFFIPGILGLLLSLIGVMLTSMAIVKEREIGTMEQLIVTPIRSIELIIGKLLPFVLIGYIDVVLITAIAVLWFQVPFDGSFLFLFFATAFFLLPTLGVGLFISTISRTQQEAMMSTFLYFNPALLLSGFVFPIESMPGMIRALTVINPVRYMMSVLRGVFLKGTGMAELWPDLAALFLLGVLTVGLSSIRFTKRAK
- a CDS encoding ABC transporter ATP-binding protein — protein: MEYAAVVKNLTRTFGDFTAVDRVSFRVQTGEIFGFLGPNGAGKSTTIRMLNGILMPTSGDARILGFDVYTQVEEIKANIGYMSQRFSLYDDLTVMENIEFYGGIYRVPKEIRKKRYRWALQMAGLSDKKDSLTGTLPIGWKQRLALGCAVLHEPRLLFLDEPTSGVDPASRRDFWELIGSMAENGTTVFVTTHYMDEAEHCDRLGLIYKGRLITIGTPEELKKSSMPGTVLEVRSDRVLEVMETVEGIPGVLEAAVFGRNMHVVVDDPVRVTSSIKKVCADRDIDITGIEAIDPSLEDVFVSLIYKEDMTNGVED
- a CDS encoding segregation/condensation protein A produces the protein MDRNSEHPFGIDRYTVKLDIFEGPLDLLLYLVKKNEYDIFDIPIARITEQYMEHLELMRVLNLDIAGEYLVMAATLAHIKSRMLLPVPEPEDGEGDEGDDPRMELAMRLLEYQRFKDAAQTLSTFDILMRDVFLRGAEAERDSGEEVLEDLSIYELVMAFRKILMEAPKDSLHEIIVDEMSLQEHIDDMERIIAAKREVVFHDLFPRGADRGMVVLTFLALLELIRNMRVRIYQADTFGVIRIYWREDS
- the scpB gene encoding SMC-Scp complex subunit ScpB; protein product: MGVIEALIFASEKPIREDDIKKILPAAKPKDVREALKDLSDIHEKNSGGIYIAQVAGGYQFRTRSEFSQYVRALLEIRPKRLSRAAMETLAIVAYRQPVTRQDIERLRGVDSGGVLKLLLDRKLLKIMGKQDLPGKPLIYGTTKEFLETFGLKDLSSLPNLKEMNELFDEGEIEQQTSLLFGDEDTQTE
- a CDS encoding CBS domain-containing protein, which encodes MEVITTHTNADFDAMASMLAAKKLYPDAMVAFSGSQERGLRDFFVQSTFYAFDFARIKDVDFGRVSRLILVDIRDPNRIGPFKKLLGTENLEIHVYDHHPLTDGDIRGDIEHIADVGATVTIFTEIFKEQGISITPDEATIMMLGIYEDTGSLTFASTTTRDFRAAAYLLEAGANLNVVSDMLTKELTVEQVELLGEMIQNREIHNVNGIDVTVITVTNETYVGDVAVLVHKIIDMENLDALFVLALLGDRTYLVARSRIDEVDAGEVALAFGGGGHATAASASITGMTLFEAQEKLMDVLDEVIRPIRSAQDIMSFPVKSVEEDVTLKEAGDILSRYNVNVLAVVDEKNKLIGTISRQIVERGVFHKMDAQLVREFMNTDVGTVTPDATLRNVQRMIIDRNQRFLPVVENGVLMGAITRTDLLRALYYGAAPRDTVDDGPEDAFITGNAFTRTKSVVKLMEERLSRRIMTILRDMGAAADELGFNAYAVGGFVRDLWLRRDNFDVDVVVEGDGIAFARHLEKIYDVKVRVHKKFGTAVVIYPDGFKVDVATARTEYYEYPGALPIIEGSTLKLDLYRRDFTINTLAIKITPRGFGTLIDFFGAIRDLKDKVIRVIQNLSFVEDPTRIFRAVRFEQRFNFQIGKQTVKLIKNAVKIDVFDRLAGKRLYSELMLIFEEEYPFRIIQRLDFFGLLAVIHPSLHADKEMEKLFQNIDDVVSWYDLLFLEERYRIRRLYLYALIYQLSNKARHEILVRLEVPGREHTAIIHELNEVKESLYTLASMKSPKPSEIYSKLIHLRLEALLFMMAVTTKKDTKQHLSSFISRLRMVTIRLGGKDLLGMGFEPGSKIGEMLEDLLMKRLDGQVHDRESELKYIRDTYLEEAPHTHRIVSP
- a CDS encoding pyridoxal-phosphate dependent enzyme, producing MSERPWIFSHFPALKGRIPFTSLGEYPSRVERLEKLSDYVGAEIWIKRDDAASCIYGGNKCRMMEFIIPDAKEKGRESLISWGALGSNQVVSSVIFGAHEGYTDITAVYGTQPYHAYVRRNFLISTSLGVDQHLAASDASQVLKLLWFYLKKLASGKKPYLIPLVGSKPISVLSYVDASLELKRQIDGKEAPAFDEIFVTVGTGGTAAGLILGSLIFPDIGRIVGVRVIEKSFVNRPIIAWEINRTRRFMKRLGADPAVGRVRSSDIEMLDYMGPAYAESTPECLQAIELLERLEGITLDVTYTGKTMAALLDRAHKDRNKRYLFWHTLNTVDISTITDALPDPCEAPECFHTHLGVDTSGGTT